The Triticum aestivum cultivar Chinese Spring chromosome 6D, IWGSC CS RefSeq v2.1, whole genome shotgun sequence genomic sequence TGCAATAAAAGTTAGCATACTGAATATAATCTTCAAAAAATATTAGTAGAAAGCATGGACATTAGTGGGTGTGTTGTTCGTTGTCCTTCTCTAGATACCTTTCTGTGGAGAGAAAACTAGTCCTGAAACAAATGGACCGAAAGCACCTTCACAGTGAGGGCCTGAGGGGATAAAAAAATCACAGCCCACTGATTCAGTTGTGATCGGATAACTCTAAGATAAATAATAAAACTTAACCAAATATCAATGCATGATTGTGTTAACAGACTAAAAGAGATGGTAGAAAAATATGAGACTACAATTTCCCAAAAGATCAAATTAGTGCACCACAGTATGTTAGCTTGCCAACATCATTTGTAAATTGAAACTATAAACAAGGGAGGGAAGGCACTAAAAGAAGTTGAGCCAACACAAATGAGAAATAAATATAGATAAGTACGAGAACATCGATATATCAGATAAACTTACCATGTAGCAACAATAACATTTATATACCAAGAAGAATTGGATAAACATAATGCTCAGTTATTGCAGCGCTTTATCAGATGACACATAAAGTGTTGACAAACAATGCTGCTATCCTGATGGATAAAGTTAACAGACAAAGCGACAATGGACTCACTACATACAGAAAATTGGCATTCCACAAATCACCAAATGCACCCAAATATTGACTAAATGCATGGGAAAAATGTGACATTAACTATTGATATGATCTGGAAGGCCGATCCACAACAGAAAGCGTCAATTTCACACGTATCAATTAAACTACATGGTTAAGGCTGGGATTACCAAAAAACCAACTATATGGTTTTAAGAGGCAATGCGAACTATAATCTAAAGAAATATTTGATGTATAGTTAATGCTTTAATTTTTACCGATCCATGAGTATTTAGCCTTGCAAAGGTGGTCCTTGCTGATTCACACGGGATCCACGTGCCCCATGCATGCTAGTCAAGTCAGAGAGTAAGCTAGTGATGCTTTCCACTACTGGACTTTAACCATCCAAGGTGGCTCATGCAAGTTTACAGGCGTACAGAAAAATGAACATTTATATGTTGCACTTATTTggaattttttgacatttttaaaTCTGTTGGGAGGGGACCCATTTCACCCTTCATATAAGTCAATCATCTCAATGCCAAACTTATAAAAAAAATGTGGATCAAACGGATTAGGAGGGTTCGAGCCCGCTGCGTCTGTGGATCAATGGCTGGGGCAGTTCCTCACTCTCTAATAGTACATGTGCAGCAACCAGTATCTTTAGTTGCTTGTGCACGAGACATCAGAAGCATTTCGCCCGATATTAACTTCACAATTAGGAAATTTTTGCATGAATATTTGGAGTTGGGCCATTCCAGCAATATTAGTTAAACTAAATGCAATGAGCGAAAAAACATACGGCGAGGATGAACCAAGCAAAAACACATGATTGTTGACCCCATGTTGACGGAAGGTTCAAATTCAGATTTGGAATGCTAAATATAGGACGACACTGACCATGTTGAGGCAGGCTTCCCTTCTAATTGTACTGGGATTACCATATGTGACAAAAACATATCACTCACAAGTCTGGGAAATACAACTCATCATTTGCTATTAGAAGGAATTCATTCATATAGTACATGTACTGGCATTAAAGCATGAACCTGTTCAGAGTTTGCATCCCATTTTTCACTGAAGCTTCATAGTAGATAATAATTTGTCTTGGAAAACGTCTGTTGTGGTCGCTCTATTTCCTCTGTTTAATTTAATCCTCCAAATCTCAAAAGAGTCTAAAATTTGCACCCTCAACCATAAAAGATATGGTGGCAACACAAGAAAAAAATAGTGTGGAGACCTCATGGCTTCAGTGTTAAGAGCCAAACCCCAGGAGTCAACTTCATCTATTGATATGAGCAGCAAAGGATCCACCAGACAGAAATCCTCCTTTTTCTGAAAAAAGCAAGAATAGATGACTCTGCAGCTTCTAACAATGCAACGTAAAGTAGTACTTCGATAAGAGAAAATACATGAAACACAAGCTCAGTGTTTGAACCTTCAGAAGCTGCCAAATGTGAAACTGCATTACTGTAGCACACAAGCATGAACCTGTAGCGTCCAAAATAGATTGACGACTTTTCCGATAAATACAATTAATTAAATTATAACACAGAAAATAATACAACCAATAATTCTATGGATCAACAAAGAGGAAAAAAAATCACATTCAAGGTATCCAAGAAACCATGTAAGAAAAAGAAAGGATCCAGCCGAGTCTCTTAATGTTAAGATAAGTAAATTACCTGCGGTATAGAACTTGCGAACGGAAGATACAAATAGTTGAGAAAATGTCCATGAAGTCTCTTGCACTGCATTGACTcaagttgaacctaaaataaacGGTTGTACATCTGTTTGTACACCAATATAAGAATCGCATTAGCATCATCGGCATACCCGATAACTAATGACCTCCATGCCCCGTTGAAGACGGCACTAGATCAAAGATGGTGTCCAAGATAACGGTCTTCTGCAGCACCCATGTCACAACACCATGAGAATCAACCTTGCGGTTCCACATTTTGATGGTAGGGTACAACAATAAGGCGAGGGCAACAACGCCATTATCTCCTGGAATTATCCGGCTGTTGCCACTCTTGATGTAGGCCCTTCCATTTGCTCTATGCTAATGCACGCATCTACCTGTACATACTTGACGTTTTTGGACAAGTTGTCTTTGTGAAGCTCAACTGTTTGTGAAAGCCCAGAGGATGGATGCTGGGAGGATCAAAAAATTATTTTCTTGGGAAGATGCATGAAAAACTGATTTTCGAACATGCTCATCCATCTGATTATCACTACGTGATGATAACAATCTATTTGTACATGAACTTAGTTAGAGTAAGTATGGCTTGTAATGTGCTGTTGTGTACTGTAGTTGGGAAACTTTGGTCTCCTCATAGACCGCGCATCAATGAGAAAATATCGAATTTCTATTCCCGTGGATTTCTTCTTTGTCAAATTTCTCTCTGTTGAAGCGAAGCCCTATATCCAAGTGAGTGATTTTGAGCTTCCTCGCGTTAAAAATTAATTAATCACGACGAGATACGGATGGATAGCATGCTAGAAGAACTGCACCAATGAGTACATACCAATTATACCATGGACACGCCAATTAATCACATAATATGAAAATTATTTCCAGTATGATATTTGAAAAATCGTCTTTCACTAAATGTTGCTGAAAATGATGAATAAAATTGAAACAAAATGGTGCACGGTTATAAAAACAATACTAATAGTACCACCCAAAGTACACCAGGAGATTACTACTGGACACCAAATGTACATATCAGCAATTCCTTTTCCTTCCTGTGCACTATGGCATGTTCACATGTGGCCCATAAATTACGTGCTCACTGCGCGTGCACCGGCTGGCTTCGTTGACCCTGCCCACTAAGGCGCATTGATTGGGGCATCGTATAACTATATAATCTTACCATATAGCAACAATAACAATTATATTTCAGTTATATCAAATGCCACCTCAAGTGTTCACGCAATGAAGCTGCTATCAGAAAAAATGACAATGGATCGCCACATAAGAAAAAAAGGCATCCCACAAACAACCAAATGTACACAAATGTTTTCCTAAATGCATGGATAACCAAATGGTGACATGATCTGGAAGACTGATCCATCAATCACAACATATTGATATGATCTGGAAGACTGATCCATCAATTGCAACACATTGACGCACACCATGCATCTATAAGGAAATTCGGCAGCAGAAAGCGACAATTTCAGATGTATCAATTAAACTACATGGTTATAGTTATGGCATCTACCAAATAAGCAACACTATGGTTTTAAAAGGCAATGCAAATCTCCTAAGAAAAAAATGATGTATAGTTATGGCCTGCTTTGTTTTTCCCGATTGTTTTGTTAGAACATCTAAACCGGATCATAAAAGTTTACAAGCATATAGAAAAATGAACATTTATATGTTGTGgtttttcatatattttttactTTTAAAAGTTCTGGGAGGTGACCCATTTCACCCTTAATATGGGTCAATCACCGCATTTGCATCAACAAAGTTCTTGACAAATGATATTGCAGATCAGACGGAACTGGAGGGTCCGAAAAATTGGCTGGATAGTACTTCACTCTCTAACCATGCCTATCCAGCGACCGATCTCTTTGGTCACTGATGTACGAGAAATAAGAAAAATATCAGCATATATGTACCTGACAGTAGGATCATTCCAGCAATATTAGGTAAAATTCCATTTCAATGAATGAAAAAAGCATACGTGGAGAAGAAGGGAAAAAACAAGACAGGATTATTGAGCCCGTCCTGACAGACGGTTCAGAATAATTTAGATTTGGAATAATAAAGAAGGAACACTGACGATGTTGAGGCAGGCTTCATATCTAACTGTATCATTGCTGTCCAAGGTAACCATGTGACGAACACTAACAATGTCACCCAGATTACTGAGAAATACAGCTCATCATCTGCTATGAGAATAATTCATTCATATACTGCATGTACTGGGATTAAAGCACGAACCTGTTCAGAGTTTGCATCCCATTTTTCACCGCAGCTTCGTACCAGATAATAATTTAATCCTCCAAACTTTAAAAGTGTCTAAAATTTGCACTCTCAATCATAAAAAATATGGTGGCAACTCGAGAAAACAAGTATGGAGAATACCTCAAAGGCTTCAGAGTAAGAGCCAGACCCCAGGAGTCAACTTCATCTATTGATATGGGCATCCAAGGAACCACCATAAAGACATCATCATTTTTACTAAAAAAGAAGAATATATGATTCAGGTACTGCAGCTACCAATATAATGTAAAGTAGTACTTCGATGAGAGAAAATACATGAAAGACAAGCTCAGTGATTGAACCTTCAGACACTGCCAACTGTCAACCTGTATTACTGTAGCAGATCGGGCACTACCTAATGCGGGACGGATATCTGCTTTTGTAATCTGTTTCCATTCTGACCTCCACGTGTAATTAATTGTATACGTAACTTGTAAATCAAGATATGTGCATGTAAATATCCATAATGTTTATCCTATGGTGAAACCAAAATCTGACTAACAAAATGGCAAAAACATGCACATTCTCGCAACCTTGTCTtccttttttcttaaaaaaaaggaTCATCCTATCATGAAGGTGCTATATATAGAATGTATCTCAACCTTTATAGCAAAGTGATACGATACAGTAAAATCATTGCTTTACCCATACAACATTCACTCATGTCAAATTGTACACCACAAATGTTCCAAACAGGATGTTCCCAGACTGAGTTCAAACACATACCCACAACACAAAGTGCACATACAGATAGTTTTACAACAGTTCAACCCAAGGGTCCAAATGCCAACAACAAACAAACACGAGACCCAGACCTTAGATTTGCATTTAATTTAGTTGGGGAGACCCAGACCCAGGTGTCTTGAGTATTACCATGTCACACTAGCCTTTACGCTTGTCCCCCACCAGCACCCCCATCGTTGTTCCCACGAGCGAGAATTTGTAGCGTCGATGGGCCTGGTAATCATATAATTATAGTAAGTATGTAAACCTTTGCATCTATGATATGATACTACAATAAATTAGTAAAAATAGGTTGATAACTCATAACACTCAGGAGAAATTAAATTAAATTATAACACATAAATAATAGAACAATTAATACCATCAATCAACAAAGAGGAAAAATTGTTAGTGAACACTTTAAAGCACAATAAAGGTATCCAAGAAACCATGTATGAAAAGAAAGGATCCAGGCAACTCCTTTAATGTTAAGATAAGTAAATTACCTGCGGCATAGAAACTGGCAAACGGATGATACACATCATTGAGAAAGTGTCCACGAATTCTCTTGCACTGCATTGACTCAAGTTGAACCATAAATGCACGGATGCACATCTCTTTGTACACCGATATAAGAATGGCATTAGCATCCTCGGCATACCCGACAACTAATGACCTCCATGTCCCCGTCGAAGACGGTGCCAGATCAAAGATGCTGTCCAGAATAACGGTCTTGCGCAGCACCCATGTTGCAACACCATGAGAGTTGATGTTGCGGTTCCACAGTTCGATGGCAGGGTACATGAATAAGGCGAGGCCAACAGCGCCATCCTCTCCTGGGATGATCCGGCAGTTGCGGCTCTTGAGGTTGGCACGGGGAGGCCTTGTGATGAGAGCTAGGGTCTGGCTATCCAGATTGAACTCTAGTATGCTATTCCCAGGCCTTTTGAGCCAACAGTAGAGGCGGTTGCCGACCACGGTGACGGGGACGCTGGTAAGACGACATGGCTCAGGAATGGAGATGATGTCTCCCCATGTGCCCGTCTCAGAGGAGTACACACGGGCCTCAACTCTGGTGCGGCCCGAGCAGGCTACCAAGACCAGCTTCAGTGGGCTCTGCT encodes the following:
- the LOC123140757 gene encoding uncharacterized protein — its product is MTTGRGHRVSPAVAAGPLEDDNVLGEILVRLSPEPSSLARALVCKPWGRVAASADFRRLWRDRHGRPPVLGVFDKRMTTLLFTPGLQAPDRIPRERFSLQVCSEAAWNTWCVLGVRQGRVLIMNWTLREFLIYNPFSGERRRVSFPPDLSLPPDEFFDDAYNANGALLWDDEQSPLKLVLVACSGRTRVEARVYSSETGTWGDIISIPEPCRLTSVPVTVVGNRLYCWLKRPGNSILEFNLDSQTLALITRPPRANLKSRNCRIIPGEDGAVGLALFMYPAIELWNRNINSHGVATWVLRKTVILDSIFDLAPSSTGTWRSLVVGYAEDANAILISVYKEMCIRAFMVQLESMQCKRIRGHFLNDVYHPFASFYAAGPSTLQILARGNNDGGAGGGQA